The Tubulanus polymorphus chromosome 3, tnTubPoly1.2, whole genome shotgun sequence nucleotide sequence CCTTGAGTTACACACTAGacaattatttattgaaattcatattatttattgatatttacatTTAGATGTATATGCTATTTGCTTTTTTAACaatttataaatacataatcatCAGTCAACTCTTCCTATATTTAACCGATCTGTTATTTTCAATAGCTTTATACTAAATAGATTATTCTGTTTCATAAACTTGAACATGTATTTTGTCGCAGATATTGATAGTGAAAGTCAAGATAAAaagaagatcattttgtcaatCAAATGTTGAATAAGTGAAATCGCCGTGCTTAAAAAGTAATCATAGTAATTAAAGAATGGATCATTATTTAATCCATACATAAAAGGTTAAAATGTTCTTTTCTACATTGTATGTGTGTTTAACAGAAAGATTTTAGCACATTGGTTAAAATACACATTACTTAACTCATTATTTCTCATACAAATAAAAACTTTTAATTTcatgataatattcaccatcatTTCGATAGATTTATAATCAACATCCTTAACTTACTACGAGTGTAGTTTAATTGTAACACTTTTCATGATTCACAAActcaagaaaaaattaaagcaCCACAACATTTCTCCGTTTAGGAGAAACTGTAGCCTATTCGCTCATTGatcatcaataaagaattacaCCAACTTGTGAATAAAAACTAAACTTGTAAGTGGGACGCCTGTCTGGACTTGAAACAATGAATTGCAGATGGAGAAGAAAAGAACTATGGTTGAACGTGCCATCCTAATTTATGGACATCCAATGAAAGCCATAAACAAGaattaaatagaaaaaaatatttacaattttcagGATGATCAGTTATATACAAACACCTACATATACAGTGTACTTCTATGCTTCATCTTGTTTATGACATTCACTACATCTCATGAGCACTGAACTTTCAATGCACAACTAAAATCCCCAATAATCAATTACTATGAATGTTCACAGCTAAACGAACCTTGACAAATAAGTTGTAAGATCGAAACAAATATTGTTTCTAAGTTGCTCACAATTaaccaaatatcaaaaagAATATTGAATGATGACTAGAAGAGGTgattatacatgtacttacAATGAAGGGggagtgaggagagagagggttattttatttcattctgtGTAAAATACATTCATTGACACATATTACACTTAGAGATATAACACTTTTATATCTCAAGTGATGAAGGGaacattttaagaaaattgCTCATTCATAATCACTCCTCCCACAATGTGCTTTTCACACAGGGAGGTGGTGCTGAATGAAATACTCATGGATTACTCTTAAATTGGTTTTTGACGCCACCAATTACTGTGTCCACTTGTTACAATCCTATTATCTAGCTCCTTTGAAATCAAAGGTAACTATGGGACTCCAGCTAATTAAGATTAAACAATCCAACAACAGCTAGTGTTCtgttcaaataatcaaataataggCGTATAAATATGAAGGGACCACAAAATATGGCACATCACgaatatatcaataatatcacctcatatttctcattatttacaaattaactTAATTTAATAGTTATTTATGCcatgttttcattttaacaTAATAGTCATCGATGTTAGCTCAATGATTTTGTTTCATTGTCCTTATTATTTGTACCGCCAGAATTTGAGACATTTTTCTTCAATGTGTCCAAATACTCTTGCTGTGACTGAGCAATAACCTGCGCTATAATATCATCGTCATCCCATTCAGCCAAACCTGCAAAACAAGTAGATGAATGCCGCTgaagatttcttcaatcttatTTTCCTTCTTACACCATTCCTTCTTGTCTTAATCGACAAAATTGGTTCTAAGGTTGGTAGTAGAATGGTTTATTTGTTTACGATTATAACAGCAATCTGAGTGTATGAATTATTGTAAGAAAGCAGTCTACAAAACCTGGCACCGTCCACCCACAATTCAACATGTGTGCCGGTCACGAATGCGCTACTTTTTCTGGACGCAAGCCAATCATACGATTTTTTAAAAGAGATTTACTTAGAAAAAATACGTACCAAACATAGTGGGTGGTAATTGATTCATTAAAGAAGTTGTTTCACCGAAACCACTTCCTCCTATAGCTCCATCACTGGAGCAACATGCGCCTATGTCATGGTTCGACAAGCCAACTGCACTAGTGGAATGCATCGCTGACCCTACAAGTTGATCACAAGTTTTAGCTTTTAAAAGGcaaaatcaaatgaatgaGTCATCCGGGGCGAGATCATAGTGAAGTACGCTGATTATATTCACTAACCATCCACTTCACAGTAACCTTAAAATGGGCCAAGcataattctataaattcttctTGGATACATAGGATTAGTATAGTGGGAGGATTAATCTGTCTGAATTTATTAGGACTCACATTCCTCCAAATTTAAGAGAATGGTAGATTGATCAGATCAATAGGACTATTAGGCCTATTGATCTGATCAAGGTTAAAGCTAGAGATGGTattggaagaaaatatagggtacttttgagaaataattgcacttcATGTATCACAGTTTCCTAACATGGCTTGTATCTGCGCCTGGATttaagatgaatatataaaggGTGAAGGAATTAAGTTTACCTGGAGTAGAAGTAAGCAGTTCAGCTGGATTCGGGACTGGTAATGTGAAATCGTCAGTAGATGTCTGTAATTGATTGGGACTGTTCTGTTGACTGTTACGACTGCGCGGAGATCTTATAGTCATACGTGTATCTGGAGAACGAGTTGACGAGGAAGCAGTTGCCGTGCTACACGTCGCACTAGCTGTACGTGGCTGACAAATATAAACATAAAACACATTCTTATAAGTCAGAGAAAAAAGACGTGAAAattgctatcagtaacaaaaaTTTCTTTTCAGTGACATTtcgttgaaatatgaaaggaaatgttcaaatcaatcagtaatcaacggTAAGACATTCcataacatctttcatatttctagaTGCACCAaacaaatcagtatttcttgttatagaataataacaaatactgaaagtcaggaacagttggcggCTTTGATTATAACAAACAGAAACTCTGGGAATCAATCTTAGACTGAAACCAATTAGATACGGTACCTCATTTCTCATTTCTACCAAGCTAAAAAGTTGACCCGACCGGCTGCCAATATACCCAGTACATACCCggtaattttcttttaaaaatatgATCGAGCTTAACATAACAAATGAACTGACTAAAAATCGTagtgcagtttacaaaatgacccagTGGATAAAGAGAGACAAGGTTGCTTTTCTTTTTAGACCTATACTGCAGttacgaacagattttctggaaACTTCAGCATTTCATTGAAGGATACACTTCATACCAAGATGGCaatcaatcataattttgCTCTAAGTATTGAGCAATGTTCAATCAACGTATCTATTACTTACAGATGAATGATGTTTTGCACGTTTTTCATTGTCTTTTAACCATTGCAGATAAGATTCACGTGCCACCTGCTCTTCAATGGTTTCCTGAGTCACCTCCCAATCagtttcttttaatttgtccGCTAACATTGTCTGAAAAAATTaacaaaacattgaataatactgatatatttcaaattttcagtgaTAAGCCCACAAAGAAGCAAGGATTACTATTTTTAAAGCCTGCTTTGTAGTGATTAATTCCAAGCCCCGAGCCAAGAGTTTAACTCAGTTcttaatcaaatattcaaatgagttcAGGTGAATAGTTTAACAGGAGCTTTACCtgttcaatttgtaattccTCAGATTGGCGTACTGCATCTCTCATTAAGTTTCTATCAGCGAGctgaaaataacaaatcaCTAACATTATTGATTGTAGGATCAGCTGGATTTGTAGGAATGTAAACAGCAGAGGGTATCTAGGTGCTCGCATACAGTGccatagttgaaatttgaataattttaatgaatgGAACTACTTTTAATAGATACAATCTTTAACAATGTTTACAGTTGATCAGGTCAACCAGTACAGTTTCATGCATCAGCCATAGCACAAAAGATACATTTTTACATGATTTGCCCTACATGTAGCCTGTCTTGAATATGGACCTATTTCAACTAGTGCGAGAAACTGCTCTGTATTTAACCTGTCATCAGGATCCGACTCCCTTTAAAATACTTAATTACCGATAAGCCAAGTGCCATAAGTTAAAGCACCTTTGAGCACGTCTTAGCCACCACCACACTGTTAAAGGTGGCTGTGAGGAAACTGTCATGTTATGATGTTCTGGTTGGTTTAGCCAGGATAAATCTGTTACTAAACAGTCTACCACCCAGACTCCTGTAGCAGCGCGTAGCTTCAATTGTATGTAACAATGCATAGGGAATCCCGTTAATGGGAATCTCCGTTGAAATGCCAAGTAGGTCATCGTAAAACTGAAGATTAGCAAAATGgaccatcaaaaatattgtttttcgCAGTAATCTTGCACATGTCTGGTTGAACTGACGCACTCATAAAAATCAGCACCATTATTGGCATGAAATTCTTTGCCACAAAAAAGCGGAGACAGTCACTCAAAAGTGACGGCAGAGATAATTCATACATACCCCAGGTTGGAATCCTGGCAGGCCAAGTCCGACCCCAACACTTGGTTGATACGGATCGACAACTGAATTATAATGGGTATTTCTATGATAACTTATTCGAATTGGAACATCTTCCGTCTTATATGATCCATGGAACGTATTTATGGCCTCTGCAAAtggaaaacaatattttgatttgttaAGTCGAAATCAAATCAAGTCAATTTTTGTTGTTAAGATAAACTATAAAACTTACCAGAACCATACTGATAAACTTCAACAGGGCGATTGAAAAGCTCGGATATAGCCTGCATTTCAATGTGGTTGCCATGGCAATTATCCATTCTTTTACGATTTAGATATGTGTTGAAATCTTCTGTTATATATTGCGAAAAATGGTCCCGGTTTTTAGCCtggaaataaattcaatagtTAACTCTGTGTCCGTGTTGTAATggcagggtggcgccactttgcgcccatttacaaatctttCAGGTTATCTGAAAGTGGACTCTAGGGTAATGAGAACTTACTATGTAATCTAAAGTGTGCTTTCGAACGATCCCATGCATTTCTTGGTCCCCATAAACTTGATCAGCTGAAAAGATAACAATATGATCATTCGATAGATTGAACAATTTCTGGTTCAATTGAAACACGCAGCGATGGGCCTTCGCGATAAGAACTTACCAACTGATCTAAACAGACAAGCTCCATCAGTGCCCATCTCCTTGATAATGAAACCTCGTTTTTCTTTTAAGACACGCGTAAACCATTGCTCAAGCTGgagaaacaaataaaaaacactTTGAGTTCATACACAGACTTAAACCAGGGCAGAAATATCGAAATCTGGGACTGATAATGTTTTCCAAGGATACCCCAGGAAAAAACTTATCAGCAATAAATGTCCCAGCTGGGATCATTCTTGAAGTGGGAATACACAATTTGGGGCCTCTCATACacagatttcaaaatgttgATGCACCTGGAGCAGCCACTAAAGGGATGCAGTGGAGCGCTGAATAAATTTGTTCCTATCAAATGCACAACATGAAATAGAGTGGTGATAATTTTGGAGAGCTCTGATGGCCCTCTCTCATGACGCCtatgtttatttattcaacAAATGCTTTGTTTGGTATTCAAGTGTCGGTATCCCAGGATTATTATTTCTAAGCGCCCCAAAACATTTGACTAAATCAGGTTAGCGAAGGTAGGGGGTTGAGTGAGGCACTGTGTGATCATGAGGAGGCCCCCTACAAACCTCTGCATCATATTCTTGTGGTTCAGCAGGGACGACGACTGGCAGCGGTTTCTCAGTTTCATATTCATCTTCGCTGTTAACTGAATCCAAAACGACGGGTGAACTGTTTGGTCCTGCGGTGGAGGTCTGTTGCACTCGATCAGCTCGCGATGAACCATGGTTTCTGTGTTTTCGAGTATTCCGATGCGGAGACGTACGATGTCTACGCTTGTTGCCAGCACTTGTTTCGGGTGAGCCAACACCTCCTGGATCGTGTCCGGCAAATGTTTCATCTAGTTGACCTGTAGGCCACCGTGGCGGAGAATTTCTCGCTCTACTCACGTGAGACAGCGAATGACTGACCCGTGTATCAGATGGTATTGAGTTCAGATGGTGTTCACCGGAATGACTCGGTTCTTTCTCCGATTTCTCTTTGGAAACTTTCTTTTTCGGCAAAATGGTCATCCTGAACTACTTATCTGTCTATCGAACGTATGAAAAACGTTCCAGGAAGTCCACGGGCGTCTGTTATTGCGTCTATTTGTGGTGTTTTTCAACTAATTTACGAGCAAAAATCTTTCAACATGGCCGTCATTCACCAGTTACGTGCAGCGCCATCTGTAAACAAACCCACATGGCTTAACTGTCAAATTGGAGAGTAAGGCAACAGCTCATCACACATAGCCCACCTGGGCGGGAACAAATCCACAGGGACGATCCATCAAACCTGTATCCATTAAGGACATTTCTTGATCTATCTGTCAAACATAGGCTGGGGCCCGATACAACTTTGACTACCCCTGCCCCACAGCCACAGCAGTCCTGTAGTCGAACACTCGTGATTGACCTATCACTAGTTTTAGAAGAAAATTCCTATGCTgctttttctataaaaatcctGCAAAACGAAGAAATTAACAAGACgtatttaaatttcatcagtttttatTGCATGAATTGAATCGATATTTGTACAGTATCAGACTGACAATTTGTACTTTGATATTCATGTAtcataaaaatacaataaaccaTGAAATCGTACATGTTCATGCTTAAAgttatcagatatatatatatgtatatattacagTGAAAGTTTCCTGTCTCAAaagttcatcatcatcatcagcatcatcatcatttccaCGAAGAGTGAGCAAAATACTTCACAATATATTGCCATATGGACTTGATTCGGATAAGGTGGGACAACGAAATAATTACTGGTACttgaatatattgaaattcaaactgCATTTGTTCTTATTTCATGGTAACCGAACTCTTTTAAATAAAGTGGCCAAGAAATTAAGCAATATATTTGTGCTGTTATTCATAGTGTTATTGTTCAAATGAAATACTTGGCTATGCCACTAGATTTAGAAGAGAATATCAGATGAAAAATCGAGCAGATAGCAAGCATCCTTCTGTAcgtttcattaaaaacattcaaatttcttttgaGCAAACACATGAAATTTACATGGACAAATGAATAGGGCCCAATTTGACAGAAAGCATCGCCTTCGAACAGTTCAGTTTTAAAGTGAACATTCATATTTTGCGCGAAAACTGGCCCAGCCAACTAACTTGATAACCCAATACGTCCTTCAATTCTTTAGGTTACACA carries:
- the LOC141901406 gene encoding OTU domain-containing protein 5-like isoform X1, coding for MTILPKKKVSKEKSEKEPSHSGEHHLNSIPSDTRVSHSLSHVSRARNSPPRWPTGQLDETFAGHDPGGVGSPETSAGNKRRHRTSPHRNTRKHRNHGSSRADRVQQTSTAGPNSSPVVLDSVNSEDEYETEKPLPVVVPAEPQEYDAELEQWFTRVLKEKRGFIIKEMGTDGACLFRSVADQVYGDQEMHGIVRKHTLDYIAKNRDHFSQYITEDFNTYLNRKRMDNCHGNHIEMQAISELFNRPVEVYQYGSEAINTFHGSYKTEDVPIRISYHRNTHYNSVVDPYQPSVGVGLGLPGFQPGLADRNLMRDAVRQSEELQIEQTMLADKLKETDWEVTQETIEEQVARESYLQWLKDNEKRAKHHSSPRTASATCSTATASSSTRSPDTRMTIRSPRSRNSQQNSPNQLQTSTDDFTLPVPNPAELLTSTPGSAMHSTSAVGLSNHDIGACCSSDGAIGGSGFGETTSLMNQLPPTMFGLAEWDDDDIIAQVIAQSQQEYLDTLKKNVSNSGGTNNKDNETKSLS
- the LOC141901406 gene encoding OTU domain-containing protein 5-like isoform X2 — protein: MTILPKKKVSKEKSEKEPSHSGEHHLNSIPSDTRVSHSLSHVSRARNSPPRWPTGQLDETFAGHDPGGVGSPETSAGNKRRHRTSPHRNTRKHRNHGSSRADRVQQTSTAGPNSSPVVLDSVNSEDEYETEKPLPVVVPAEPQEYDAELEQWFTRVLKEKRGFIIKEMGTDGACLFRSVADQVYGDQEMHGIVRKHTLDYIAKNRDHFSQYITEDFNTYLNRKRMDNCHGNHIEMQAISELFNRPVEVYQYGSEAINTFHGSYKTEDVPIRISYHRNTHYNSVVDPYQPSVGVGLGLPGFQPGLADRNLMRDAVRQSEELQIEQTMLADKLKETDWEVTQETIEEQVARESYLQWLKDNEKRAKHHSSPRTASMTIRSPRSRNSQQNSPNQLQTSTDDFTLPVPNPAELLTSTPGSAMHSTSAVGLSNHDIGACCSSDGAIGGSGFGETTSLMNQLPPTMFGLAEWDDDDIIAQVIAQSQQEYLDTLKKNVSNSGGTNNKDNETKSLS